The following are from one region of the Cloacibacterium sp. TD35 genome:
- a CDS encoding deoxycytidylate deaminase, producing the protein MAKEWAKLSYCERKKVGALIVKDRMIISDGYNGTPSGAENCCEDEGGKTHWYVLHAEANAILKLASSTQSAKGATLYLTLSPCKECSKLILQSGIRRLVYIDQYSDTEGLMFLENAQVEIIQIKEENLK; encoded by the coding sequence ATGGCTAAAGAATGGGCCAAACTTTCTTACTGCGAAAGAAAAAAAGTAGGAGCGCTGATTGTAAAAGACAGAATGATTATTTCTGATGGTTATAATGGAACTCCTTCTGGTGCAGAAAATTGCTGTGAAGATGAAGGAGGAAAAACACACTGGTACGTGCTTCATGCAGAAGCAAATGCCATTTTAAAATTAGCTTCTAGTACTCAGTCTGCGAAAGGTGCTACACTCTACCTTACGCTTTCGCCATGTAAAGAGTGCAGTAAACTCATATTACAATCTGGCATTAGAAGGCTAGTCTATATAGACCAATACTCAGACACAGAAGGACTAATGTTTCTAGAAAATGCACAAGTAGAAATCATTCAAATTAAGGAAGAAAATCTAAAATGA
- a CDS encoding Ig-like domain-containing protein, with translation MKKIIFLLLLNLLLFSCARVGAPNGGTRDSLAPKFLSSNIDTTRLNVSRTVKELRLDFDEYVMLKDFNKNFNVSPPIKKIKKVIPSNLANKYVLIQWEDTLQANTTYNFNFGNAIVDNNESNPLPYFNFAFSTGDKIDDLFVSGTVKDAMTLIKENQTAKENKMVVGLYKVGENLDYKQKPDYITKVDEENYFELNFLPKGEFVIIAFDDENQNSVYDAGKEKVSFLKEKITLDSTSVRGLKLKLYPSKKVVKYKESKAINGGLLMTFEGNPETVDVKSLSEELKDFKVTHAKRSDSVNIWFDAEKSNLGGNISKQVKLSYFTPTISDTISVSYKAVKDDFKLSNEAGNLIAPENNFVINTSLPIENLNTSSWKLESDSIAQDFTAKISKKNPFKILVNSSFKPAKKYVLTIPKETVSSYYSSNDKSFQFQFEIDKPENYGSFTAIIKNKPTAKFWVELTNEKGEILYSKFTNESEVSFKNLKPATYIARIRVDNNGNGFWDEADFAQNIAAEEVYIFEKEINVRPLWEIKEDWELTNN, from the coding sequence ATGAAAAAAATAATTTTTCTTCTCCTGCTTAATCTTTTGCTTTTTTCGTGTGCTAGAGTTGGCGCACCAAATGGCGGTACTAGAGATTCTCTGGCCCCTAAATTTTTAAGTTCTAATATAGATACTACTCGATTAAATGTTTCTAGAACGGTAAAGGAATTGAGACTGGATTTTGATGAATACGTGATGCTGAAGGATTTTAATAAAAATTTCAATGTATCGCCACCAATTAAAAAAATTAAAAAAGTCATTCCTTCTAATCTGGCTAATAAATATGTTTTGATACAGTGGGAAGATACGCTTCAAGCGAATACTACCTATAATTTTAATTTTGGAAACGCCATTGTAGACAATAATGAGTCTAATCCTTTGCCTTACTTTAATTTTGCTTTTTCTACAGGAGATAAAATAGATGACCTTTTCGTGAGCGGAACCGTGAAAGATGCCATGACGCTCATCAAAGAAAATCAAACTGCAAAAGAGAATAAAATGGTGGTGGGACTCTATAAAGTGGGCGAAAATCTAGACTACAAACAGAAACCCGATTATATTACCAAAGTAGACGAAGAAAATTATTTTGAACTTAATTTTTTACCAAAAGGGGAATTTGTAATTATAGCTTTTGATGACGAAAATCAAAATTCCGTTTACGATGCAGGAAAAGAAAAAGTTTCTTTCTTGAAAGAAAAAATTACGTTAGACAGCACGAGTGTTAGAGGTCTCAAACTGAAACTTTACCCTTCTAAAAAAGTGGTAAAATACAAAGAAAGTAAAGCCATCAATGGCGGTTTGTTGATGACTTTTGAAGGAAATCCAGAAACGGTAGATGTAAAATCACTTTCAGAAGAACTGAAAGATTTCAAGGTGACACACGCTAAACGTTCGGATTCTGTGAATATCTGGTTTGATGCTGAAAAGAGTAATTTGGGCGGGAATATTTCTAAGCAAGTGAAATTAAGTTATTTTACACCTACGATTAGTGATACCATTTCCGTGAGTTATAAAGCGGTGAAAGATGATTTTAAACTCTCTAATGAAGCAGGAAATTTAATCGCACCAGAAAATAATTTTGTGATTAACACATCGTTGCCCATAGAAAATCTTAACACTTCTTCTTGGAAGCTTGAAAGCGATAGCATAGCACAAGATTTCACTGCGAAAATTTCAAAAAAAAATCCGTTTAAAATCCTAGTAAATTCTAGTTTTAAACCTGCAAAAAAATATGTTTTAACGATTCCAAAAGAAACCGTTTCTTCTTATTACAGCAGTAATGATAAATCCTTCCAATTTCAATTTGAGATTGATAAACCAGAAAATTATGGCTCTTTTACGGCTATTATTAAAAATAAACCTACGGCTAAATTTTGGGTAGAGTTGACCAATGAAAAAGGCGAAATATTATATTCTAAATTTACCAATGAATCTGAAGTTTCCTTTAAAAACTTGAAGCCAGCGACTTATATCGCTAGAATTAGAGTAGATAATAATGGAAATGGATTTTGGGACGAAGCAGATTTTGCGCAAAATATAGCTGCAGAAGAAGTCTACATTTTTGAGAAAGAAATTAATGTAAGACCACTCTGGGAAATTAAGGAAGATTGGGAACTGACCAATAATTAA
- the xerD gene encoding site-specific tyrosine recombinase XerD, with protein MTWNETIENYSHFLKFERNFSDNTLDAYIRDIKKLKVFSEEKLECINPDKITFENLQEFLLQLTKEKISERTQARWISSIKSFFKYLLEEEIREDNPAALLEGPKLGLYLPDTLSFEDVEKIIKTIDLSTDLGVRNHCMIEVLYGCGLRVSELIELKISDINFKENFIKVEGKGKKIRYVPLANYTAHLILNYINNVRANNKVTKKYEDHIFLNSRGSSMSRVIVFIIIKELVEKAGIRKNISPHTFRHSFATHLLQNGADLRFIQEMLGHSSITTTEIYTHLKTEELHDVILKYHPRNK; from the coding sequence ATGACCTGGAATGAAACTATTGAAAATTATTCACATTTTCTAAAATTTGAGAGAAACTTCTCTGATAATACTTTAGATGCCTATATAAGGGATATCAAAAAATTAAAAGTGTTTTCAGAGGAAAAATTAGAATGTATTAACCCTGACAAAATAACCTTCGAAAACCTACAGGAATTCCTCCTTCAGCTCACAAAAGAAAAAATTAGCGAAAGAACACAAGCCAGATGGATTTCTTCTATCAAGTCTTTCTTTAAATATCTTTTAGAAGAAGAAATCAGAGAAGATAATCCCGCCGCTTTACTCGAAGGCCCTAAATTAGGCCTATATTTACCAGATACGCTAAGTTTTGAAGATGTAGAAAAAATCATCAAAACCATAGATTTAAGCACCGATTTAGGGGTAAGAAACCATTGCATGATAGAAGTTCTCTATGGTTGCGGACTCAGAGTTTCTGAATTAATAGAACTAAAAATCTCTGACATCAATTTCAAAGAAAACTTTATAAAAGTAGAAGGAAAAGGCAAAAAAATAAGATATGTTCCTCTTGCGAATTATACTGCTCATCTTATTTTAAATTACATTAACAATGTAAGAGCTAATAACAAAGTAACAAAAAAATATGAAGACCATATTTTCTTAAACAGCAGAGGTTCTTCTATGTCTAGAGTGATTGTGTTCATCATCATCAAAGAATTGGTAGAAAAAGCAGGAATAAGAAAAAACATTTCTCCACACACCTTCCGTCACTCTTTTGCAACCCATCTATTACAAAACGGTGCAGATTTAAGGTTCATCCAAGAAATGCTGGGACACTCTAGTATTACTACTACTGAGATTTATACCCATTTGAAAACCGAAGAATTGCATGATGTAATTCTGAAATATCATCCGAGAAATAAATGA
- a CDS encoding serine hydrolase domain-containing protein, with product MKQKIVVILILLLTLVSCKKEFNFFQQENENGLPNYGNVDVENVLTAEDSKLQDKQNVVNTIQQYYDKVWEKGDLSGGFLVAKGDKILFESYRGFAKENNQVPITKDVPLHIASISKSLTAMAVLKLVEARKINLHDKVTHYFPKFPYKEVEVIHLLNHRSGLPKYEYFIEKLGLKPQNKYFTNQEVLDLLILHKPDLARNANTGFMYCNTNYALLALIVEKVTAHPFPLAMQKIVFKPLGMEHTYIFQQKDSLRAAQSFYYQGSRLYPTDKLDGIYGDKNCYTTPRDLFKFSKAMYAENFLRKSLKDSIFTPYSNERRGVNNYGIGFRMKVFDNGEKLTFHNGWWHGSNTAFVHLQKSKVTIIALGNKFSRRVYSALTLSSLFEDFPLEREKLNKLMNKETDTTKENHEASAEPTE from the coding sequence ATGAAGCAGAAAATTGTAGTAATTCTTATCCTTTTATTGACCTTGGTTTCTTGTAAAAAAGAATTTAATTTTTTTCAGCAAGAGAATGAAAATGGTTTGCCTAATTACGGAAACGTAGATGTAGAAAATGTCCTTACTGCAGAAGATTCTAAGCTTCAAGATAAACAGAATGTGGTTAATACCATTCAGCAATATTATGATAAAGTTTGGGAAAAAGGGGATTTAAGTGGTGGTTTTCTCGTGGCAAAAGGCGATAAAATTCTCTTCGAAAGCTATAGAGGTTTTGCCAAAGAAAATAATCAAGTTCCCATTACTAAAGATGTTCCGCTTCATATCGCTTCTATTTCTAAATCGCTTACTGCGATGGCTGTTCTTAAATTGGTAGAAGCCAGAAAAATAAATCTTCACGATAAGGTTACTCATTATTTTCCGAAATTCCCATACAAAGAAGTAGAAGTGATTCACTTGCTCAATCATAGAAGTGGATTGCCGAAATATGAATATTTCATCGAAAAACTAGGGCTTAAACCCCAAAATAAATATTTCACCAACCAAGAAGTTCTCGATTTGCTTATTCTGCACAAACCAGATTTGGCAAGAAATGCCAACACTGGCTTTATGTATTGTAATACCAATTATGCGCTTCTTGCACTGATTGTAGAAAAAGTTACCGCACATCCTTTTCCTTTGGCGATGCAGAAAATCGTTTTCAAACCATTAGGAATGGAACATACGTATATTTTTCAACAAAAAGATTCTCTGCGCGCTGCTCAATCTTTTTACTATCAAGGAAGCAGATTGTATCCTACAGATAAATTAGATGGGATTTATGGTGACAAAAACTGCTACACCACGCCAAGAGATTTATTTAAGTTTTCGAAAGCGATGTACGCCGAAAATTTCTTGAGAAAAAGCCTTAAAGATTCTATTTTTACACCTTACAGCAATGAAAGAAGGGGCGTAAACAATTATGGGATAGGTTTTAGGATGAAGGTTTTTGATAACGGAGAAAAACTCACTTTTCATAATGGTTGGTGGCACGGAAGTAATACCGCTTTTGTTCATTTACAAAAATCTAAAGTGACTATCATTGCTCTTGGAAACAAATTTTCTAGAAGAGTGTATTCTGCGCTCACGCTTTCTTCATTGTTTGAAGATTTTCCTTTAGAAAGAGAGAAATTGAATAAACTGATGAATAAGGAAACAGATACTACGAAAGAGAATCACGAAGCCTCGGCAGAACCTACCGAATAA
- a CDS encoding hydrogen peroxide-inducible genes activator, with translation MNIQQLEYLIAVDKYKHFGKAAQACFITQPTLSAMIQKFEDEMEVKIFDRTTHPIRTTDIGAQIIDQAKVVVDSVMELKNKASILNNVLAGRINLGIIPTVSSFILPTEIFDFLSKNPKIELNVKEMTTENIIKALKSGELDAGIISTPYSEAEEFFSDFLFNEELMVYSADKIANDNKDEFILPEDVDVNKVWLLEEGNCLRTQFENICNLKENSLKPKNLDFMASNINTLVQMVDKVGGLTVLPELAVSQLQENQKDKIHRFKKPFPSREISMIYYKPTYKQKILDELVKSIKTSLEPKLNYTQFPQDFVKIKPQ, from the coding sequence ATGAATATTCAACAATTAGAATATCTTATCGCAGTAGATAAATATAAACACTTCGGAAAAGCTGCTCAAGCTTGTTTTATTACCCAACCTACTTTAAGTGCAATGATTCAGAAGTTCGAAGATGAGATGGAAGTAAAAATCTTTGATAGAACTACCCATCCTATTAGAACTACAGATATTGGTGCACAAATTATTGATCAAGCAAAAGTAGTAGTAGATTCTGTAATGGAACTGAAAAACAAAGCAAGCATTTTAAACAATGTTCTTGCTGGGAGAATTAACTTAGGGATTATTCCTACCGTTTCAAGTTTTATTTTGCCAACAGAAATTTTTGATTTTCTTTCTAAAAATCCAAAAATTGAGTTGAATGTGAAAGAAATGACCACTGAAAACATTATTAAAGCACTGAAATCAGGAGAATTAGATGCAGGGATTATTTCTACACCTTATTCAGAAGCAGAAGAGTTTTTCAGCGACTTTTTGTTCAATGAAGAGTTGATGGTGTATTCTGCTGATAAAATTGCGAATGATAATAAAGATGAATTCATCTTGCCAGAAGATGTAGATGTGAATAAAGTTTGGCTTTTAGAAGAAGGGAACTGCTTAAGAACTCAATTCGAGAACATCTGTAATCTTAAAGAAAACTCTCTGAAGCCTAAAAATTTAGATTTTATGGCGTCTAACATTAATACTTTGGTACAAATGGTAGATAAAGTAGGAGGTTTAACTGTTTTACCAGAATTAGCAGTATCACAACTTCAGGAAAATCAAAAAGATAAAATTCACCGTTTCAAGAAACCTTTCCCAAGTAGAGAAATCAGCATGATTTATTACAAACCTACTTACAAACAAAAAATTCTAGACGAATTGGTGAAATCTATTAAAACTTCCCTAGAACCGAAGTTGAATTATACCCAATTCCCTCAGGATTTTGTAAAAATAAAACCACAATAA
- a CDS encoding enoyl-CoA hydratase-related protein has protein sequence MNFQNILLENEGQISTITINRPQSLNALNGATISELSEALSQLEQDSQCRVIIITGSGEKSFVAGADIKEFSDFGQDKAEELARNGQNSLFNKIENLSKPVIAAVNGFALGGGLELAMACHIRYASENAKLGLPEVTLGLIPGYGGTQRLPKLVGKGLANELIFSAKMISASRAKEIGLVNEIFSLEELLSKTKELATLISKNSPQGISKAIAAVNASDSAEGYALEIKSFGELFEMEDKKEGVSAFLEKRKPNF, from the coding sequence ATGAATTTCCAAAATATTTTGCTAGAAAATGAAGGTCAAATTTCTACCATTACCATTAATAGACCACAGAGTTTAAACGCTTTAAACGGAGCTACAATTAGTGAGCTAAGCGAGGCTTTATCTCAACTAGAACAAGATTCTCAATGTAGAGTTATTATTATTACGGGAAGTGGCGAAAAATCTTTCGTAGCGGGAGCAGACATTAAAGAGTTTTCTGATTTTGGTCAAGACAAAGCAGAAGAATTAGCCAGAAACGGACAAAATTCATTATTTAATAAAATAGAAAATTTAAGCAAACCAGTTATAGCCGCTGTAAATGGTTTTGCACTAGGTGGAGGTTTAGAACTTGCCATGGCTTGCCATATAAGATATGCTTCGGAAAACGCTAAATTAGGTTTGCCTGAAGTTACCTTAGGACTTATTCCCGGGTATGGAGGTACCCAAAGATTACCAAAATTAGTTGGAAAAGGACTTGCTAATGAACTCATTTTTTCCGCTAAGATGATTTCGGCGAGTAGAGCAAAAGAAATTGGTTTAGTAAACGAGATTTTTAGTTTAGAAGAATTATTATCAAAAACCAAAGAATTAGCAACCCTTATTTCTAAAAATTCACCACAAGGAATTTCTAAAGCCATCGCTGCAGTGAATGCATCAGACTCTGCAGAAGGTTATGCACTAGAAATTAAATCTTTCGGAGAATTATTTGAAATGGAAGATAAAAAAGAAGGTGTTTCTGCGTTCTTAGAAAAAAGAAAGCCTAATTTCTAA
- a CDS encoding catalase, whose translation MMSNKLTNSSGIPYFEHQDSQTVGARGPVLLQDFILQENLAHFVRERIPERIVHAKGTGAYGKFTVTHDITKYTRAKLFSKIGNTCRMFARFSTVGGEKGSADTARDPRGFALKFYTEDGNWDLVGNNTPVFFIKDAKKFPDFIHTQKRHPKTNLKSHTMMWDFWSLNPESLHQVLILMSDRGTPYGYRHMHGFGSHTFSMINDKNERVWVKFHLKTKQGIKNFTDAEATQMAGENPDFAQEDLCNAIENGNFPKWTMYIQVMTEEESREFKWNPFDITKVWPQAEFPIIEVGEMELNEIPKNYFAHVEQSTFSPSNLVDGISFSPDKMLQGRLFSYPDAHRYRVGVNAHQLEVNRCPFATHNYQRDGFMADSRDYGDAPNYHPNSFDDIKPDPSYKKFEEELDSNRVAHFDRNENDNDHYTQPGLLYTKAMNQEDRTNLVNNIISHMKKIDGPKRDEIINRQLCHFFRANVEMGMRIAAGLQVKLDEGIMNHAK comes from the coding sequence ATCATGAGTAATAAGCTTACCAATTCATCAGGAATACCGTATTTTGAACATCAAGATTCTCAAACGGTTGGAGCAAGAGGACCTGTTTTGTTGCAAGATTTTATTCTACAAGAAAATCTGGCGCATTTTGTAAGAGAAAGAATTCCAGAAAGAATAGTCCACGCAAAAGGAACAGGCGCTTACGGAAAATTTACCGTAACTCACGATATTACAAAATATACCAGAGCCAAATTATTTTCTAAAATAGGAAACACTTGTAGAATGTTTGCTAGATTTTCTACTGTAGGCGGAGAAAAAGGTAGCGCAGATACTGCAAGAGATCCTAGAGGTTTCGCGCTGAAATTTTATACAGAAGACGGAAATTGGGATTTAGTAGGAAATAACACTCCCGTATTTTTCATAAAAGACGCTAAAAAATTCCCAGATTTTATTCATACTCAAAAAAGGCACCCAAAAACCAATTTGAAGTCTCATACCATGATGTGGGATTTTTGGAGTTTGAATCCAGAAAGTTTGCATCAAGTACTCATTTTGATGAGTGACAGAGGAACTCCTTATGGTTACAGACACATGCACGGTTTTGGTTCTCATACTTTTTCGATGATTAATGATAAAAATGAGAGAGTTTGGGTGAAATTTCATCTAAAAACCAAACAAGGCATTAAAAACTTCACCGATGCAGAAGCCACTCAAATGGCGGGAGAAAATCCAGATTTCGCACAAGAAGACCTTTGCAATGCTATAGAAAATGGTAATTTCCCGAAATGGACCATGTACATACAAGTAATGACCGAGGAAGAATCCAGAGAATTTAAATGGAATCCTTTTGACATTACTAAAGTATGGCCACAAGCAGAATTTCCAATAATAGAAGTCGGTGAAATGGAACTCAATGAAATTCCAAAAAATTATTTTGCACATGTAGAACAATCTACTTTTTCGCCAAGTAATTTGGTTGATGGAATTAGTTTTTCGCCTGACAAAATGCTTCAAGGAAGATTATTTTCTTATCCAGATGCTCACAGATATAGAGTGGGTGTAAATGCACATCAATTAGAAGTTAACAGATGTCCTTTTGCAACTCATAATTATCAAAGAGACGGATTTATGGCAGATTCTAGAGATTATGGAGACGCACCAAATTACCATCCTAATAGTTTTGATGATATAAAACCTGATCCTTCTTACAAAAAATTTGAAGAAGAACTAGATAGCAATCGTGTAGCACATTTCGATAGAAATGAAAATGATAACGACCATTATACACAGCCAGGTCTACTCTACACCAAAGCGATGAACCAAGAAGACAGAACCAATCTGGTGAATAATATCATCAGTCACATGAAGAAGATTGACGGGCCAAAAAGAGATGAAATCATTAATAGACAATTGTGTCACTTCTTCAGAGCGAATGTAGAAATGGGAATGAGAATTGCGGCGGGACTTCAAGTAAAATTAGACGAGGGAATTATGAACCACGCAAAATAA
- a CDS encoding NUDIX hydrolase → MKHLKYCPKCGQETLIFDREKKFSCSKCDFVMYQNIAVAVAVLIRYEDELLLTKRNQNPKIGKLDLAGGFTDPKESAEETCARELREELGIEIDLKNLKFVGSLPNVYHYKEVDYNTLDLFFEYRVEEKLEVKKLEAHEISETFWVKISELNFEEIAFDSQRKFLENYQ, encoded by the coding sequence ATGAAACATTTAAAATACTGCCCAAAGTGTGGCCAAGAAACGCTCATTTTTGATAGAGAAAAGAAGTTCTCTTGCTCAAAGTGTGATTTTGTAATGTATCAAAATATCGCCGTGGCAGTCGCAGTATTAATAAGATACGAAGATGAATTATTATTAACTAAGAGAAATCAAAATCCTAAAATAGGGAAACTAGATTTGGCAGGTGGTTTCACAGACCCAAAAGAAAGTGCTGAAGAAACTTGCGCAAGAGAATTAAGAGAAGAACTAGGAATAGAAATAGACCTCAAAAATTTAAAATTCGTGGGAAGTCTACCTAATGTTTATCATTACAAAGAAGTAGACTATAATACTTTGGACTTATTCTTTGAATATCGAGTGGAAGAAAAATTAGAAGTCAAAAAACTAGAAGCTCACGAAATTTCCGAAACCTTTTGGGTGAAAATTTCAGAACTCAATTTTGAGGAAATCGCTTTCGATTCGCAAAGAAAATTTTTAGAAAATTATCAATAA
- a CDS encoding heme-binding domain-containing protein, which produces MKKVLIGIVVFLVLIQLIPIDRTNKPVDPKQNFVEVLKTPKDVTEMLKNACYDCHSNEVKYPNYAYVAPISWSIKHHVNEGRENVNFSEWMTYNKDQKEHIIDEVIETIENKEMPFKGYIPMHPEADLTDAQRKILIDYFKGLQKSGQY; this is translated from the coding sequence ATGAAAAAAGTACTCATCGGTATTGTTGTATTCTTGGTTTTGATACAGCTTATTCCTATTGACAGAACCAATAAGCCAGTAGATCCGAAACAGAATTTTGTAGAGGTGCTCAAAACTCCGAAAGATGTAACCGAAATGCTGAAAAATGCGTGTTACGATTGCCATAGTAACGAGGTGAAATATCCTAATTATGCTTATGTAGCTCCTATTTCTTGGTCGATTAAGCATCACGTAAATGAAGGAAGAGAAAATGTAAATTTCTCTGAATGGATGACGTATAACAAGGATCAAAAAGAGCACATTATAGATGAGGTCATCGAAACGATAGAGAATAAAGAAATGCCATTTAAAGGCTATATTCCGATGCATCCGGAAGCAGACCTTACTGATGCTCAAAGAAAAATATTGATTGATTATTTTAAAGGATTACAAAAATCTGGTCAATACTAA
- the metK gene encoding methionine adenosyltransferase produces MPYLFTSESVSEGHPDKVADQISDALIDNFLAHDRNSKVACETLVTTGQVVLAGEVKSEAYLDVQTIAREVINGIGYTKGEYMFNGDSCGVISAIHEQSSDINQGVDRKSGESFEEKANAQGAGDQGMMFGYATNETENYMPLALDLAHSILRELSAIRREGTEITYLRPDAKSQVTIEYSDDHKPQRIDAIVVSTQHDDFAEDEEMLAKIRKDIIEILMPRVIAKQKPEIQALFNDQIKYHINPTGKFVIGGPHGDTGLTGRKIIVDTYGGKGAHGGGAFSGKDPSKVDRSAAYATRHIAKNLVAAGVADEVLVQVSYAIGVAEPCGLFINTYGTSKVGINDGELAKKVQELFDLRPYAIEQNLKLRNPIYQETAAYGHMGRDYYVGSKTFNKGQKNEITLDNLEFFTWEKLDRVEDIKKTFNL; encoded by the coding sequence ATGCCTTATTTATTTACATCTGAATCTGTTTCAGAAGGACATCCAGACAAAGTAGCAGACCAAATTTCTGATGCGCTTATCGATAATTTTTTAGCTCATGATAGAAATTCTAAGGTCGCTTGCGAAACTTTAGTCACTACAGGACAAGTTGTACTAGCAGGAGAAGTAAAATCAGAAGCTTATCTAGATGTACAGACCATCGCTAGAGAAGTCATCAATGGAATAGGTTATACCAAAGGTGAATATATGTTTAATGGTGATTCTTGTGGCGTAATTTCTGCAATTCACGAGCAATCTTCAGATATTAATCAAGGAGTTGATAGAAAATCTGGAGAATCTTTTGAAGAGAAAGCAAATGCTCAAGGAGCAGGAGACCAAGGAATGATGTTCGGTTATGCAACCAATGAAACCGAAAACTATATGCCTCTTGCATTAGATTTAGCACATTCTATTTTGAGAGAACTTTCAGCCATCAGAAGAGAAGGTACTGAGATTACTTACCTTCGTCCAGATGCGAAGTCTCAGGTAACTATAGAATATTCAGATGATCATAAACCACAAAGAATAGACGCTATTGTAGTTTCTACACAGCATGATGATTTTGCAGAAGATGAAGAAATGTTAGCGAAAATTAGAAAAGATATCATCGAGATTCTAATGCCTAGAGTAATTGCTAAGCAAAAGCCAGAAATTCAAGCATTGTTTAATGACCAAATTAAATATCACATCAACCCAACTGGGAAATTTGTAATTGGAGGACCTCACGGTGATACTGGTTTAACCGGTAGAAAAATTATCGTAGATACTTACGGCGGAAAAGGAGCTCACGGAGGTGGTGCTTTCTCTGGAAAAGACCCATCAAAAGTAGATAGAAGTGCTGCTTATGCAACAAGACACATTGCTAAAAACTTAGTTGCTGCAGGAGTTGCAGATGAAGTTTTGGTTCAAGTTTCTTACGCAATTGGGGTAGCAGAACCTTGTGGTTTGTTTATTAATACTTACGGAACTTCTAAAGTAGGAATCAATGATGGTGAGTTAGCGAAAAAAGTTCAAGAATTATTTGATTTAAGACCTTACGCTATTGAGCAAAACTTGAAATTGAGAAATCCTATTTATCAAGAAACAGCTGCTTACGGACACATGGGAAGAGATTACTATGTGGGAAGCAAGACTTTCAATAAAGGTCAAAAAAATGAAATTACACTCGATAATCTAGAATTCTTTACTTGGGAAAAGCTAGACAGAGTAGAAGATATTAAGAAAACCTTCAACTTATAA